A genomic window from Maridesulfovibrio bastinii DSM 16055 includes:
- the tsaB gene encoding tRNA (adenosine(37)-N6)-threonylcarbamoyltransferase complex dimerization subunit type 1 TsaB gives MSLLNTEYEELLLLLNGAENDLQIMLAAREEDEDNFELLSLQSLRIPGQTVTFMVPAIENMLKLFGFTASDITKTACVNGPGSFTGLRLALAAGIAIAEVNKIPIAGLEYLPILAFGPCSFVDAPLWVITHARRAQVYIQGFRPNDAKGTPQPPLTEALPVTVEQAAQIIAEKTPGKIYLSGSGLNKNKKFFDEFSKVRTDAVLLPEIFNTPGTDALISAAVNAHYSTTPPEALYLRGSDAEENLSIITKKRGISEEEARRMLDAARS, from the coding sequence ATGAGCCTTTTGAATACCGAATACGAAGAACTCCTGCTGTTGCTGAACGGTGCGGAAAACGACCTCCAGATTATGCTTGCGGCACGCGAAGAGGATGAAGATAATTTCGAGCTGCTGAGCCTGCAAAGCCTGCGTATTCCCGGACAGACTGTCACATTCATGGTTCCAGCTATTGAGAACATGCTGAAACTGTTCGGCTTTACAGCGTCTGACATAACTAAAACGGCCTGTGTTAACGGTCCCGGAAGCTTTACGGGATTGCGCCTTGCTCTTGCCGCAGGAATAGCCATAGCCGAAGTAAATAAAATCCCTATAGCCGGTCTGGAATATCTGCCGATTCTTGCGTTCGGACCATGTTCCTTTGTCGATGCTCCGTTATGGGTCATCACTCATGCCCGGCGTGCGCAGGTATATATTCAAGGATTCAGACCGAATGATGCTAAAGGAACACCGCAACCGCCGCTGACTGAAGCTCTTCCTGTTACGGTTGAACAAGCTGCTCAGATTATAGCTGAGAAAACTCCCGGTAAAATTTACCTCTCAGGAAGCGGCCTGAATAAGAATAAAAAATTCTTTGATGAATTCAGTAAAGTAAGGACTGATGCTGTTCTGCTTCCGGAAATATTCAATACGCCGGGAACTGATGCCCTCATTTCGGCGGCAGTTAACGCACATTACAGCACAACTCCTCCTGAAGCTCTGTACCTCAGAGGATCTGATGCTGAAGAAAATTTATCTATAATAACCAAGAAGCGTGGAATTTCAGAAGAAGAAGCCCGCAGGATGCTTGATGCCGCCCGGAGCTGA
- the rseP gene encoding RIP metalloprotease RseP, producing the protein MIWIIYLFVVFGGLIFFHEFGHFIVARMLGIGVKTFSLGFGPRLAGFKMGNTDYRLSAVPLGGYVNLAGEERDMDLDSGFRSNQLFMNRPPWHRMMVVAAGPIFNFILAWLIFWGIILSQGQMGLKAEVGNLQPNGPAEIAGLKPGDEVLAIDGHNITFFHDLSEIIQSSENEKLEFKINRNGTLLNLEVKPRIQENTNLFGEKIRVPMVGIMASDKTTTVQLDGMQSFYAASEQTWNVISLIGESIVKMIERVVPIDSIGGPIMIAQAIKQQSERGILHILQLTAFISINLGLLNLLPIPVLDGGHIIFFGLEIVLRKPLDEKLQAAATRVGLFLLLCLMALAIFNDIVRTWVAK; encoded by the coding sequence ATGATCTGGATAATATACTTATTTGTTGTTTTCGGCGGGCTGATTTTTTTCCATGAATTCGGCCATTTCATTGTCGCAAGGATGCTTGGGATCGGGGTTAAAACTTTCTCACTCGGATTCGGTCCAAGGTTGGCCGGATTCAAAATGGGAAATACCGACTACAGGCTTTCTGCTGTTCCCCTCGGTGGATATGTGAATCTTGCCGGTGAAGAGAGGGACATGGATCTGGACTCCGGTTTCAGGAGCAACCAGCTCTTCATGAACAGACCGCCGTGGCATCGCATGATGGTAGTTGCTGCCGGTCCGATCTTCAACTTCATTCTCGCATGGCTCATCTTCTGGGGGATTATTCTATCTCAGGGGCAGATGGGGCTGAAAGCTGAAGTAGGTAATCTACAGCCCAACGGCCCTGCTGAAATAGCAGGTCTGAAACCCGGTGATGAAGTACTTGCCATTGATGGCCACAACATTACTTTTTTTCACGATTTATCAGAAATAATTCAATCAAGTGAAAACGAAAAACTTGAATTCAAAATAAACCGCAACGGAACACTTCTTAATCTGGAAGTTAAACCGAGAATTCAGGAAAATACCAACCTGTTCGGAGAAAAAATAAGAGTCCCAATGGTTGGTATTATGGCCTCGGATAAAACAACAACGGTCCAGCTGGACGGAATGCAAAGTTTTTACGCAGCCTCAGAGCAGACCTGGAATGTAATTTCTCTGATTGGTGAAAGCATTGTCAAGATGATCGAAAGGGTTGTGCCGATAGATTCCATAGGCGGACCAATCATGATTGCTCAGGCCATTAAACAGCAGTCTGAGCGTGGAATACTGCACATTCTGCAACTGACAGCTTTCATAAGCATAAACCTTGGTCTTTTGAATCTGTTACCAATACCAGTGCTTGACGGTGGCCATATTATCTTTTTCGGGCTGGAAATAGTGCTGAGAAAACCTTTGGATGAAAAACTTCAGGCCGCTGCAACCAGAGTCGGACTATTCCTGCTCCTCTGCCTCATGGCACTCGCTATTTTTAATGATATAGTCAGGACATGGGTTGCCAAATGA
- a CDS encoding flagellin, producing the protein MALVINHNLMATNASRNLAESYGRLSTSTRRLSSGLRIGTASDDAAGLAVRELMRADVKSLNQGIRNANDAISMIQTADGALGVIDEKLIRMKELATQASTGTYNSDQRLIIDSEYQAMASEITRIANATDFNGIHLLNGNMSGENSAHNGAGMKPTGPVKVHFGTANDSAEDYYYISIDTATASALGVGSAAQNSISTQELAQESLVKLQKAIISKDKIRANLGALQNRLQNTITNLSVQAENVQASESRISDVDVATEMTEFVRNQILTQSAVAMLSQANSMPRMAMQLIGG; encoded by the coding sequence ATGGCTCTCGTTATCAATCACAACTTGATGGCAACAAACGCCAGCCGCAACCTGGCAGAATCCTACGGACGTCTTTCAACTTCAACCCGTCGCCTTTCATCAGGTCTTCGTATCGGAACAGCTTCTGATGATGCCGCTGGACTGGCAGTTCGAGAACTGATGCGCGCTGATGTTAAGTCTCTTAATCAGGGTATTCGTAACGCAAACGATGCTATATCCATGATTCAGACTGCTGACGGCGCCCTCGGCGTTATCGATGAAAAGCTCATCCGTATGAAGGAACTTGCAACTCAGGCATCAACCGGTACCTACAACTCGGATCAGCGTCTGATCATTGACTCTGAGTATCAGGCAATGGCATCGGAAATCACCCGTATTGCAAACGCTACCGACTTTAACGGCATTCACCTGCTCAATGGTAACATGTCAGGAGAAAACTCTGCACATAACGGTGCAGGAATGAAGCCGACAGGTCCGGTCAAGGTCCACTTCGGTACCGCCAACGACTCAGCTGAAGACTACTACTATATCTCAATTGATACAGCTACAGCTTCAGCTCTCGGTGTCGGCTCAGCTGCACAGAACTCAATTTCCACTCAGGAATTGGCTCAGGAGTCACTTGTAAAGCTGCAGAAGGCTATTATTTCCAAGGATAAGATCCGTGCGAACCTTGGAGCTCTGCAGAACAGATTGCAGAACACGATTACCAACCTTTCGGTTCAGGCTGAAAACGTTCAGGCTTCTGAATCCCGTATTTCAGACGTTGACGTTGCAACCGAAATGACAGAATTCGTTCGTAACCAGATTCTGACTCAGTCCGCTGTGGCTATGCTTTCACAGGCTAACAGCATGCCTAGAATGGCTATGCAGCTCATCGGAGGCTAA